In Alteromonas macleodii, the sequence CACTTGTGGTAATTATAAAGAACAACGGGTTCACCCGTATGCTTGGCTTTGCTGGCTGGGCGGTATCTGCAGGCTGGGGCTTTTTAATAGCCAAAGAGCACGTAGGTATTCTTAACGCTGCCAACCCGTTTTTCGCCAGCTGTGAAATAGTGCCTAACTTTCCTTCATGGTTACAGCTTCATGAGTGGCTGCCCGCGGTGTTTGCTGCTGAAGGTGACTGTTTAGAAGACACGTGGCAGTTTTTGTCTATGGGAATGGCAGAGTG encodes:
- the dsbB gene encoding disulfide bond formation protein DsbB → MRGLIHGISQWAEHKSSWLVLFATSLALEIAALYFQYGMGLKPCIMCIYQRTAMYGIVLSALVVIIKNNGFTRMLGFAGWAVSAGWGFLIAKEHVGILNAANPFFASCEIVPNFPSWLQLHEWLPAVFAAEGDCLEDTWQFLSMGMAEWMQIIFAAYFVVFAVIFACRLLDKKPF